In Leptospira bouyouniensis, the following proteins share a genomic window:
- a CDS encoding LBF_0142 family lipoprotein: MFHSKNLILLSLLLLLSCGTADLRPPHLSYEKVDQDLKKKGLAVVTNPPIKELTPGDWKEYKQVQFIIKDVWHSNFVRFFTPIKEPELRMRVHLDFEADAMQVEFLGGEKKGLIYGLEKKSTYQISADTGKAYSDDTEVRIYLESLRLYLTLPWKLKNFPIIQYSGQKQKLDQLYEVVYFTSVQMNATADTDQYLGYFEQKSGALEWLEFTYRELFTFYQGVLKYGFYEPWNGKQYPRRITILDRFEDPDFVHEIRIEKIEIPVKPMEEVDKVLELPGIQN, encoded by the coding sequence ATGTTCCACTCTAAAAATTTAATTCTACTTTCACTCTTGTTACTTTTATCATGTGGTACTGCAGACTTAAGACCTCCTCATTTGTCTTACGAAAAAGTGGATCAGGATTTGAAAAAGAAGGGACTAGCAGTTGTTACAAACCCTCCGATCAAAGAATTAACTCCTGGGGATTGGAAAGAGTACAAACAAGTTCAATTTATCATCAAAGATGTTTGGCATAGTAATTTTGTTCGATTTTTTACACCAATAAAAGAACCAGAATTAAGAATGAGAGTGCATCTGGATTTTGAAGCAGATGCAATGCAAGTTGAGTTTCTTGGTGGAGAGAAAAAAGGTCTCATCTATGGTTTGGAAAAAAAATCAACTTACCAAATTTCCGCAGATACTGGAAAAGCATACAGTGACGATACAGAAGTGAGAATTTATTTAGAATCACTTCGATTGTATCTGACATTACCATGGAAACTGAAAAACTTTCCCATCATACAATATTCAGGACAAAAACAAAAACTAGACCAACTATATGAAGTTGTTTATTTCACATCTGTTCAGATGAATGCCACTGCGGATACAGACCAATACCTTGGTTATTTTGAACAAAAAAGTGGGGCATTAGAATGGTTAGAATTCACATATCGCGAGTTATTTACTTTTTACCAAGGTGTTTTGAAATACGGATTTTATGAACCATGGAACGGAAAACAATACCCTAGAAGGATTACAATTTTAGATCGATTCGAAGACCCCGATTTTGTACACGAAATCCGAATCGAAAAAATCGAAATCCCTGTGAAACCTATGGAAGAAGTGGATAA
- a CDS encoding phasin-related domain-containing protein, with the protein MEKQIMDILNAGIGLFQSGKEGLEKAKTQLESTYNELVSKGALDNTEESVKIRQSVDKILTDIKEFSSVAGKNYDETRSKIVENYNKIAEEIKAKMPEGKIESVKAKINEVAESIKKTGAAKA; encoded by the coding sequence ATGGAAAAACAAATCATGGACATTCTTAACGCGGGAATCGGTCTTTTTCAATCTGGAAAAGAAGGTTTAGAAAAAGCAAAAACACAATTGGAATCTACTTACAATGAGTTAGTTTCTAAAGGTGCTTTGGACAATACTGAAGAATCAGTAAAAATCCGCCAATCTGTGGACAAAATCCTAACAGACATTAAAGAATTCTCTAGTGTTGCTGGAAAAAACTACGATGAAACTCGTTCTAAAATCGTAGAAAACTACAACAAAATTGCTGAAGAAATCAAAGCAAAAATGCCTGAAGGAAAAATTGAATCCGTAAAAGCGAAAATCAATGAAGTAGCGGAATCGATCAAAAAAACAGGTGCTGCAAAAGCATAA
- a CDS encoding malic enzyme-like NAD(P)-binding protein, with protein MKNHALEYHSRFPKGKTKVVPTKPTENSYDLSLAYSPGVAYPCLEIEKQPDLVYEYTNRGNLVGIITNGTAILGLGNIGASAGKPVMEGKAVLFKKFAGIDVFDIEINETDPEKFITIVKALEPTFGGINLEDIRAPECFHIEKTLDESMKIPVFHDDQHGTAIISTAALLNSLELTGKKAENLKVVINGAGAAAISIAEMLTHIGVKHESIFMLDSRGVINHKRTNLHESKLPFVRNTEAETLEDIFPGTDLFIGVSVANVVTEAMVKTMAEKPIMFALANPDPEIPYPDAKRARPDLIMATGRSDYPNQVNNVLGFPFIFRGALDVRAKVVNMEMKLAAAYALSELTKIPVPVEVCQAYNEIEIRFGENYIIPKPLDERVLYHVAPAVAEAAVKTGVNQVAYPGREAYVKFLESIMAQQKEPISALEIVTD; from the coding sequence ATGAAAAATCACGCGCTTGAGTATCACTCTAGGTTTCCGAAAGGAAAAACCAAAGTAGTTCCGACAAAACCAACGGAGAACAGTTACGACCTGTCACTAGCTTACTCTCCTGGTGTCGCATACCCTTGCCTTGAAATTGAAAAACAACCTGATCTCGTTTATGAGTATACCAACCGAGGAAACTTGGTGGGGATCATCACCAATGGAACTGCCATTTTAGGTCTTGGCAACATTGGTGCTTCCGCTGGCAAACCAGTGATGGAAGGAAAAGCTGTCTTATTTAAAAAATTTGCAGGCATCGATGTATTTGATATTGAAATCAACGAAACAGATCCTGAAAAATTCATCACAATAGTAAAAGCCCTCGAACCAACGTTTGGTGGTATTAATTTAGAAGATATTCGTGCACCAGAATGTTTTCATATCGAAAAAACATTAGATGAAAGTATGAAAATTCCTGTATTCCACGATGACCAACATGGAACTGCAATCATCTCTACGGCAGCACTACTCAATTCACTTGAACTCACAGGCAAAAAAGCAGAAAACTTAAAGGTAGTGATCAATGGAGCAGGGGCTGCGGCCATTTCCATAGCCGAGATGTTAACTCATATTGGAGTGAAACATGAATCCATTTTTATGTTGGATTCACGTGGTGTGATCAATCATAAACGAACCAATCTTCACGAATCCAAACTTCCATTTGTTCGTAATACAGAAGCAGAAACATTAGAAGATATCTTTCCTGGGACAGACCTTTTCATTGGCGTATCTGTTGCCAATGTTGTGACAGAAGCAATGGTAAAAACCATGGCGGAGAAACCAATCATGTTTGCTCTTGCCAATCCTGATCCTGAAATTCCTTATCCTGATGCGAAACGTGCAAGACCAGACCTAATCATGGCAACAGGTAGAAGTGATTATCCAAACCAAGTGAACAATGTGCTCGGATTTCCATTTATCTTCCGTGGTGCTTTGGATGTTCGTGCCAAAGTGGTGAACATGGAAATGAAATTGGCGGCAGCCTATGCTCTCAGTGAACTCACAAAAATCCCTGTTCCTGTTGAAGTTTGCCAGGCTTATAACGAAATTGAAATCCGATTTGGAGAAAACTATATCATTCCAAAACCGTTAGACGAACGTGTGTTATACCATGTAGCTCCTGCGGTGGCAGAAGCGGCTGTAAAGACAGGTGTGAATCAAGTTGCTTACCCTGGACGAGAAGCCTACGTGAAATTTTTGGAATCGATTATGGCACAGCAAAAAGAACCCATTAGTGCATTAGAAATCGTAACTGATTGA
- a CDS encoding MIP/aquaporin family protein: protein MELVGEFFGTAVLILLGDGVVAGVLLEKSKAKDGGWITITTAWALAVCFGVLVAKALGSPGAHLNPAVTFSACIQSGDYSILLPYSLAQVSGAALGAFLVYLHYLPHWKETRDPGKILAVFSTEPAIKHTLSNVISEGFGTFLLVLGIHAIFSPLNGGAPGIAGTGFVALLVWAIGLSMGGTTGYAINPARDLGPRIIHSIVKIPNKGNSGWKYAWLPVVIPLVGGGLAAVVIRWVVV, encoded by the coding sequence TTGGAACTGGTTGGCGAATTTTTTGGAACAGCTGTTTTGATTTTATTAGGAGATGGTGTTGTCGCTGGTGTTTTATTAGAAAAATCCAAAGCCAAAGATGGTGGTTGGATTACGATCACCACTGCTTGGGCGCTTGCGGTTTGTTTTGGAGTCCTTGTCGCTAAAGCACTCGGTAGTCCTGGAGCCCATTTGAATCCTGCTGTCACATTCTCTGCTTGTATCCAATCGGGAGACTATTCTATCTTATTACCCTATTCCCTCGCACAAGTCTCGGGGGCTGCACTTGGAGCTTTTTTGGTGTATTTACACTACCTTCCCCATTGGAAGGAAACAAGGGACCCAGGAAAAATTTTGGCCGTTTTTTCTACAGAACCTGCCATCAAACACACTCTCTCGAATGTGATCAGTGAAGGGTTTGGAACTTTTTTACTCGTCCTGGGAATCCATGCCATTTTTTCTCCTTTGAATGGTGGTGCACCAGGCATTGCTGGCACTGGTTTTGTGGCTCTCCTTGTTTGGGCCATCGGATTATCAATGGGTGGAACTACTGGGTATGCGATTAACCCTGCCCGTGACCTTGGTCCAAGGATCATCCATTCAATAGTAAAAATTCCCAATAAAGGGAATTCCGGTTGGAAGTATGCTTGGCTTCCCGTAGTGATTCCGTTAGTGGGTGGTGGTCTTGCTGCAGTTGTGATCCGTTGGGTAGTAGTATGA
- a CDS encoding tetratricopeptide repeat protein — protein sequence MKGFISALLLIGFSIYGQSTNKDQSKIELENCANAYNAKQFKQAIQYCDEAIKLDPNNVNAIDIRGWIKVNLYQYNDAIKDFDLALSLDPSNYQIHFKKGYTYFYLKEYEKAISSLDEAIKLKPNYINSTFYRGKSFHKLNLLNKAQNDFESCLKIDPNWVEALVETAVIFSKNKEFKKANETFTQIISLDSQNAFSFYNRGVILLTILKEGEDYETKGCSDLKIATELGYPNASNAYQQLCSI from the coding sequence ATGAAGGGATTCATTTCTGCACTATTACTCATTGGATTTTCAATTTACGGCCAATCTACAAACAAAGACCAATCGAAAATTGAATTAGAGAATTGTGCCAATGCATACAATGCAAAACAATTTAAACAAGCAATCCAATACTGTGACGAAGCAATCAAACTTGATCCAAACAATGTAAATGCGATCGATATCCGGGGTTGGATCAAAGTCAATTTATACCAATATAATGACGCGATCAAAGATTTTGATTTGGCATTAAGTTTAGATCCTTCAAATTACCAAATTCATTTTAAAAAAGGTTATACATATTTTTATCTGAAAGAATATGAGAAGGCCATCTCTTCTCTCGATGAAGCAATAAAATTAAAACCAAACTATATCAATTCAACTTTTTATCGAGGTAAATCATTTCATAAATTAAATTTACTTAATAAGGCACAGAATGATTTTGAATCCTGCTTAAAAATAGATCCAAACTGGGTGGAAGCCCTTGTCGAAACAGCTGTGATTTTTTCCAAAAATAAAGAATTCAAAAAAGCTAATGAAACCTTTACTCAAATCATTTCCTTGGATAGCCAAAATGCATTTTCATTCTACAACCGAGGAGTGATTCTTTTGACCATTTTAAAGGAAGGGGAAGACTACGAAACGAAAGGATGTTCCGATTTAAAAATTGCGACGGAACTCGGTTATCCGAATGCTTCAAATGCCTACCAACAACTCTGTTCTATATAA
- a CDS encoding tetratricopeptide repeat protein, which produces MFKHLLLISSFFLLCFPISSDDSEPTLDCRNTIRPSFPAKRVLMVHVDTNQKVGDSLQAGQVAGTMTPLPEVISKKFETQFRTAEQLYAEKKFNEAVAVLEPTVKVEKNNPFLWNLYGRALYAANRKKESFVAYQTLLSIIDADETYFEDGSPNLVVLDAWFLEAYWKISTLYLDQGEYAKSIFYNRKMLDVVTYANKHYDPEKMIYNVSALSYLAEAYYFLKIKEANQYYACETLKLDKDNQYVFQFLLL; this is translated from the coding sequence ATGTTCAAACACCTTCTCCTCATCTCATCTTTTTTCCTTCTTTGTTTTCCCATTAGTTCAGATGATTCCGAACCAACCTTAGATTGTCGGAATACTATACGGCCTAGTTTTCCAGCCAAACGAGTTTTGATGGTTCATGTAGACACCAATCAAAAAGTTGGCGATTCTCTGCAAGCAGGACAGGTTGCAGGGACTATGACACCTTTGCCAGAAGTTATCTCAAAAAAATTTGAAACTCAATTTAGAACCGCAGAACAATTATATGCTGAAAAAAAATTCAATGAAGCTGTCGCTGTCTTAGAACCAACAGTTAAAGTTGAAAAAAATAATCCTTTTTTGTGGAATCTTTATGGGAGAGCCTTATATGCAGCCAATCGTAAAAAGGAAAGTTTTGTCGCCTATCAAACCTTACTTTCGATTATAGATGCAGATGAAACATATTTTGAAGATGGTTCACCTAATTTGGTCGTTTTAGATGCATGGTTTTTGGAAGCGTATTGGAAAATTAGTACACTTTACCTTGACCAAGGAGAGTATGCTAAATCGATTTTCTATAATCGAAAAATGCTCGATGTAGTGACATATGCAAACAAACATTATGATCCAGAAAAAATGATTTATAATGTTTCTGCATTAAGTTACCTTGCGGAGGCATATTATTTTTTAAAAATAAAAGAAGCAAACCAATATTATGCTTGTGAAACGTTGAAGTTAGATAAAGACAATCAATATGTTTTTCAGTTTTTATTGCTGTAG
- a CDS encoding LA_2478/LA_2722/LA_4182 family protein, which produces MNSFLNRSKFKTYPNTSFVFIILLFLLCQLSSCKKEKGINHIEWQNESLTLTSELCKKFRECADAEWNSIPENLKKFTESRLEESNCQKRFRESNAYKLIGSDPIQIQSTFKECYKQVMASSCKDLQTGKMNQLPACVLFQKIQN; this is translated from the coding sequence ATGAATTCATTTCTCAATCGATCCAAGTTCAAAACATATCCTAATACATCCTTCGTTTTTATCATTTTACTTTTCTTATTGTGCCAACTTTCTTCCTGTAAAAAAGAAAAAGGAATCAATCATATTGAATGGCAGAATGAGTCATTAACATTGACTTCAGAACTTTGTAAAAAATTTCGAGAATGTGCAGATGCGGAATGGAATTCTATTCCAGAAAACTTAAAAAAATTTACGGAAAGCCGATTGGAAGAATCCAATTGTCAAAAACGATTTCGAGAAAGTAATGCTTATAAACTCATTGGTAGTGATCCAATCCAAATCCAATCTACTTTTAAGGAATGCTACAAACAGGTAATGGCATCTAGTTGTAAAGATTTGCAAACTGGAAAAATGAATCAATTACCAGCATGCGTTTTGTTTCAGAAGATTCAGAATTAG
- a CDS encoding flagellar motor protein MotB yields the protein MRRRSRFVSKEDKHVESNDRWLLTYADMITLLLGLFIILYAVSKVDSKRLNEVAKDIKRGFGLNVSSVGALLDGGSGILEDDTMVPKSEVFRLWERIGFALKTLKEKAKLKLGLAETEELKLTFAGSDLASDDVLKTDPDLKFAFEQLAVLSKGMDIDIVVRVHIPYESQIDKSKFQNSWDYHSNRASLLAEKLVNEYGIPKEQVSVQGYAMFQKSKTSDTPEKKANEERIEILIRKKETADTTK from the coding sequence ATGAGAAGACGTTCCCGTTTTGTTTCCAAAGAAGATAAACATGTAGAATCAAATGATCGTTGGTTATTAACTTATGCGGATATGATTACACTCCTTTTAGGATTGTTTATCATTCTTTATGCAGTCAGTAAGGTTGACTCCAAACGATTGAATGAAGTCGCAAAAGACATCAAACGAGGATTTGGATTGAATGTAAGTTCTGTCGGTGCACTTCTAGACGGTGGTTCTGGAATTTTGGAAGATGATACAATGGTTCCAAAATCGGAAGTTTTCCGTCTCTGGGAACGAATTGGCTTTGCTCTTAAAACACTGAAAGAAAAAGCAAAATTAAAACTAGGTCTTGCGGAAACAGAAGAGTTAAAATTAACTTTTGCGGGCTCCGACCTTGCATCGGATGATGTATTAAAAACAGATCCAGATCTCAAATTTGCTTTTGAACAATTGGCTGTCTTATCCAAAGGAATGGATATCGATATTGTTGTCCGTGTTCATATCCCATATGAATCTCAAATCGATAAATCCAAATTCCAAAACTCTTGGGATTACCACTCTAATCGAGCATCACTACTTGCAGAAAAATTAGTAAACGAATATGGAATTCCCAAAGAACAAGTGTCTGTGCAAGGTTATGCGATGTTCCAAAAATCAAAAACTTCAGATACACCTGAAAAAAAAGCAAATGAAGAACGGATTGAAATTTTGATACGTAAAAAAGAAACGGCAGACACAACCAAATAG
- a CDS encoding FFLEELY motif protein, whose translation MNQNLSEEILVARREIVRAQVERFHMFYYDFFHRSETIAMAKFFFETVYNLDGKEEWESLAFQTYGKVKNMLKEGTRESIERLMELNSITDELDIEMAKLLVSKGWVFGNEINQEEYFQLFCELDKRDVRKKQLEVVLFNLKKFFELAHKPVSAYIIKPAAMMSKLLGVYPLFKKVEQGYYATLPVNQALFDEFYALVQEKEWDFLFKAFPSLKEES comes from the coding sequence ATGAACCAAAATTTATCAGAAGAAATCTTAGTGGCAAGGAGGGAGATTGTTCGCGCGCAAGTGGAACGATTTCATATGTTCTATTATGATTTTTTCCACCGATCTGAAACGATTGCGATGGCGAAGTTTTTCTTTGAAACAGTTTATAATTTAGATGGAAAGGAAGAATGGGAATCCTTAGCGTTCCAAACCTATGGCAAAGTCAAAAATATGTTAAAGGAAGGAACTCGAGAAAGTATCGAACGTCTGATGGAATTAAATTCTATTACTGACGAATTAGATATCGAGATGGCAAAATTATTAGTTTCTAAAGGTTGGGTATTTGGTAATGAAATTAACCAAGAAGAATACTTTCAATTATTTTGTGAATTGGACAAAAGGGATGTTCGCAAAAAACAATTGGAGGTTGTCTTGTTTAATTTAAAGAAGTTTTTTGAACTTGCTCATAAACCAGTCAGCGCTTATATCATTAAGCCAGCAGCCATGATGTCAAAATTACTCGGGGTATACCCTCTTTTTAAAAAAGTGGAACAAGGATATTATGCAACGTTGCCAGTCAATCAGGCGTTATTCGATGAATTTTATGCGTTAGTCCAAGAAAAAGAGTGGGATTTTTTATTTAAAGCCTTTCCATCACTGAAAGAGGAATCATGA